Proteins from a genomic interval of Lycium ferocissimum isolate CSIRO_LF1 chromosome 2, AGI_CSIRO_Lferr_CH_V1, whole genome shotgun sequence:
- the LOC132047465 gene encoding uncharacterized protein LOC132047465 translates to MEATSSARSAAYGDRACFEYGEIGHIKRYFPRLKQSGQGTQYQAPRAPFAPDQGGKNHAPAGRGGHTVGRGGAQPNRGGPQAGRGGQQPGRGGAQTGNGNRGGSQAMGGRGHLYTFPGRPEAEASDAVITDMMCDTLDTPIYVSTSVGDSVVVDSIYPACVITSMGKLVEKDCLAYLAHIRDTSADTLSLDSVPVVSKFANIFPADFPGMPPNRDIDFRIDLDPGTRPISIPPYRMAPAELRELKEQLQDLLIKGFIRPSVSPWGAPLQGASVFSKIDLSSRYHQLKIQPEDVPKINFGPGPVLMQKKKVISYASRLQHVFTQRDLNSRKRRWMELLKDFDITILYHPSKANVVADALSRKSASMGSLTCLISSECPFAREVPTLASSFMRLDISNTGKVLACVEARSSFLEQIKANQFEDAKLCKICDKVLCGKAKEVVIDEEGVLRIKGRVCVPRVGDLIKTILTEAHSSRSPIRWFDAFEVRPWGTDILRESLKKVKAIQAKLLAAQSRQKECADHKVQDLKFEEGERSAFEGVHPVFYVSMLKRYHGDGSYIIRWDSILLDENLSYEKEPVAILDRDVRKLRSKEIAAVKV, encoded by the exons ATGGAGGCTACTTCTTCGGCACGTTCGGCGGCCTACGGGGACCGTGCTTGCTTCGAGTATGGTGAGATAGGGCATATCAAGAGGTATTTCCCCAGACTTAAACAGAGTGGGCAAGGTACTCAGTATCAGGCTCCCCGAGCTCCGTTTGCACCAGATCAAGGAGGCAAGAATCACGCACCCGCCGGGCGGGGCGGCCACACCGTGGGTAGGGGTGGTGCCCAGCCTAACCGAGGCGGTCCTCAAGCAGGTAGAGGTGGACAGCAGCCCGGCAGGGGTGGGGCTCAGACTGGTAATGGTAATCGCGGTGGTTCACAGGCGATGGGAGGGCGCGGTCATTTGTACACCTTTCCAGGTAGACCCGAGGCTGAGGCCTCCGATGCggttatcacag atatgatgtgtgatactcttgacacccctatttatgtatctactTCTGTTGGGGACTCTGTGGTGGTGGATAGCATTTACCCTGCATGTGTAATTACTTCTATGGG GAAGCTAGTAGAGAAGGATTGTCTAGCTTATCTGGCACATATCCGTGACACCAGTGCAGATACTCTATCTCTTGATTCAGTTCCAGTGGTAAGCAAGTTTGCGAATATATTCCCCGCGGACTTTCCTGGTATGCCACCGAATCGTGACATTGACTTCAGGATCGATTTAGATCCAGGTACTCGTCCTATCTCTAtcccaccttataggatggcgccaGCAGAACTTAGGGAGTTAAAagagcagttgcaagatcttctgattaaggggtttattcgcccgagtgTCTCTCCGTGGGGTGCTCCC ttacagggagCCTCGGTGTTCTCTAAAATCGATTTAAGTTCAAggtaccatcagttgaagattcagCCAGAAGATGTTCCTAAAATCAATTTCGGACcag GTCCTGTTTTGATGCAGAAAAAGAAGGTGATTTCTTATGCTTCTCG TTTGCAGCATGTGTTCACCCAGAGGGATCTAAACTCTAGAaagcggagatggatggaactACTGAAGGACTTTGATATCACCATTTTGTATCACCCTAgtaaggcaaatgtagtagctgacgcTTTGAGCAGGAAGTCGGCTAGTATGGGAAGTCTAACCTGCTTGATTTCTTCTGAGTGTCCATTCGCTAGAGAGGTTCCGACTCTGGCTAGCAGTTTTATGAGACTGGATATTTCTAACACAGGCAAAGTGTTGGCTTGTGTGGAGGCTAGGTCGTCATTtttagagcagattaaggcaaaccagtttgaggatgctaagttgtgtaAAATATGTGATAAAGTATTGTGTGGTAAGGCCAAAGAGGTCGTGATTGATGAGGAAGGCGTGCTGCGAATCAAAGGGCGAGTATGTGTGCCACGTGTGGGCGACTTGATCAAGACCATTCTgacagaggctcatagttcgag gtctcctattaGATGGTTTGATGCATTCGAGGTGAGGCCGTGGGGTACCGATATTCTGAGAGAGTCCTTAAAGAAGGTGAAGGCGATTCAAGCCAAGCTTCTGGCAGCGCAGAGTAGGCAGAAGGAGTGTGCGGACCACAAGGTCCAAGATCTTAAGTTTGAGGAAGGAGAAAGAAGTGCttttgaag GCGTTCATCCGGTGTTCTATGTgtcgatgttgaagaggtaccacGGTGATGGTTCCTACATAATCCGTTGGGATTCAATTTTGTTAGACGAGAATTTGTCGTATGAGAAAGAGCCCGTTGCTATCTTAGACAGggatgttcgcaagttgaggtccaaggaaatagcTGCTGTGAAAGTTTAG